Part of the Elusimicrobiota bacterium genome is shown below.
GGCACGAGAACTCCTCCATCGATGTTCCGGGGGCGACCCCGATCGGTTCCCCCCAAGTGTAGGGGGAGTTCCGCCCCGGGTCAAGACCGGGGCGCGGCGTCTGTCGAATCCTCGCCGAACCCCACGGCGCGTCGCACGAGGAAGAGGGGACGTCCCTTGGCTTCGTCCAGCACCCGGGCGAGATATTCCCCGAGGATTCCCAATGCCAAAAACTGCGCCCCGCCCAATAAAAGGACGACGGCGATCAAGGAGGTCCACCCCTGAACCGTCCGGTGCGCGACGAATTTAACGTAAAACGCCCAGCCCAGGAGGACCGCGCTTCCGCCCGAGGCGGCGAACCCCGCCACCGTCACCAACCGGAGCGGGAAATGGGAAAACGACGTCACGCCGTCGACCGCGAACCGGATCATTTTCCACAGCGTGAATTTGGTCTCTCCGGCGGCCCGGGCCGGGCGGTCGAAGGGAACCCCCTCCTGCCGGAACCCGACCCAGCTCACCAAACCCCGGAAGTAGCGATGGCGCTCGGGCAAAGCGTTCAAGGCGTCCACCACCCGTCGATCCAATAGGCGAAAATCCCCCGCGTCCGCCGGGAGAGGCACCCCGGCGATTAAACCCAGTCCCCGGTAAAAAAGCCGCGCGGTCCATCGCTTGAAAAAGGAATCGCCCGGACGGTCGCGGCGCACGGCGTACACCACCTCGACGCCGGCGCGCCAACGCTCGACCATCCGCGGCAATAGGGCGGGCGGGTCTTGAAGATCGGCGTCCATAAAAACGCACGCCCGGCC
Proteins encoded:
- a CDS encoding glycosyltransferase family 2 protein → MGGSMTSAELSVIVPVFNEERVVDVFHRALAEALNGLGIATEIVYVNDGSVDGTAARLDALRAADGRVRIVELSRNFGHQSALAAGLSRATGRACVFMDADLQDPPALLPRMVERWRAGVEVVYAVRRDRPGDSFFKRWTARLFYRGLGLIAGVPLPADAGDFRLLDRRVVDALNALPERHRYFRGLVSWVGFRQEGVPFDRPARAAGETKFTLWKMIRFAVDGVTSFSHFPLRLVTVAGFAASGGSAVLLGWAFYVKFVAHRTVQGWTSLIAVVLLLGGAQFLALGILGEYLARVLDEAKGRPLFLVRRAVGFGEDSTDAAPRS